In a single window of the Zea mays cultivar B73 chromosome 5, Zm-B73-REFERENCE-NAM-5.0, whole genome shotgun sequence genome:
- the LOC103628870 gene encoding presequence protease 1, chloroplastic/mitochondrial, giving the protein MERVALLRTSGRRLLHRCRRGRPVVVPAAAASSLARRASSFSLPARGYSALPRGGARFLVAAAPLHCSGRYWPAAAPQLARRLSASAVSTSPSPVPYDTDDVHEYATKLGFEKVSEQTIDECKSIAVLYKHKKTGAEVMSVSNDDENKVFGIVFRTPPKNSTGIPHILEHSVLCGSRKYPLKEPFVELLKGSLHTFLNAFTYPDRTCYPVASTNTKDFYNLVDVYLDAVFFPKCVDDFQTFQQEGWHYELDNPEEEITYKGVVFNEMKGVYSQPDNIMGRVSQQALSPDNTYGVDSGGDPNEIPKLTFEEFKEFHSKYYHPSNARIWFYGDDDPKERLRILSEYLDQFEANPAPNESKVWPQRLFKEPVRVIEKYPAGQEGDLTKKYMVCINWLLSEEPLDVETELALGFLDHLLLGTPASPLRRILLESGLGEAIVGGGVEDELLQPQFSIGLKGVSEDNIEKVEELVMQTLNNLAEEGFATEAVEASMNTIEFSLRENNTGSFPRGLSLMLRSIGKWIYDMDPFEPLKYEQPLQQLKARIAEEGSKAVFSPLIEKFILKNSHRVTVEMQPDPEKASRDEAAEKEILKQVKASMTQEDLAELARSTKELKEKQETPDPPEALKAVPSLSLQDIPKKPIHVPVEVGEINGVKVLQHDLFTNDVIYSEVVFDMGSMKKEHLQLLPLFCQSLLEMGTKDMDFVQLNQLIGRKTGGISVYPFTSSVRGKEDPLTRIIVRGKAMAPRVEDLFNLMYIILQDVQFTEQQRFKQFVSQSKARMENRLRGSGHGIAAARMDAKLNAAGWISEQMGGVSYLEYLRDLETKIDQDWDSISSSLEEMRKSLFSKNGCLINLTSDGKNLEKSRQHIAKFLDSLPSSPSIGSDPWLSRLPSVNEAIVVPTQVNYVGKAGNLYQSGYQLNGSAYVISKHISNTWLWDRVRVSGGAYGGFCDFDTHSGVFSYLSYRDPNLLKTLEVYDETARFLRELELDDDALTKAIIGTIGDVDAYQLPDAKGYSSLMRYLLGITDEERQQRREEILATSPKDFKEFADAVETIKDNGVVVAVASIDDVEAANKENPLFPEVKKCL; this is encoded by the exons ATGGAGCGGGTGGCGCTGCTCCGCACCTCAGGCCGCCGCCTCCTACACCGCTGCCGCAGGGGCAGGCCCGTCGTCGTGCCCGCTGCCGCGGCCTCATCCTTGGCACGCCGGGCGTCCTCGTTCTCACTCCCGGCGCGCGGCTACTCGGCTCTGCCCCGCGGCGGCGCGCGATTCCTGGTCGCTGCGGCGCCGCTGCACTGCTCCGGCCGGTACTGGCCGGCCGCTGCGCCCCAGCTCGCGCGGAGGCTGTCCGCCTCCGCTGTATCTACCTCGCCCTCTCCCGTGCCCTATG ATACAGATGACGTACATGAGTATGCCACAAAGCTCGGATTTGAAAAGGTCTCTGAACAGACTATAGATGAGTGCAAATCAATTGCTGTTCTTTACAAGCACAAGAAGACGGGTGCTGAAGTAATGTCTGTGTCAAATGATGATGAGAATAAAGTTTTTGGCATTGTTTTCCGTACCCCTCC GAAAAATTCAACTGGCATACCCCACATCCTTGAACATAGTGTTCTCTGCGGATCAAGAAAATATCCTTTAAAAGAACCGTTTGTGGAGCTCCTAAAGGGTAGTTTGCATACATTCCTGAATGCGTTCACATATCCCGATCGGACATGTTATCCGGTTGCATCAACAAACACTAAG GATTTCTACAACTTGGTAGATGTATATCTTGATGCCGTCTTTTTCCCTAAATGTGTTGACGACTTCCAAACATTTCAACAAGAAGGTTGGCACTATGAGCTTGACAACCCTGAAGAAGAGATAACATACAAAG GTGTCGTCTTCAATGAGATGAAAGGAGTTTACTCTCAACCTGATAACATAATGGGACGTGTATCCCAACAG GCACTTTCCCCTGATAACACATATGGTGTTGATAGTGGTGGGGACCCAAATGAAATCCCAAAACTTACTTTTGAAGAATTCAAG GAGTTCCATAGTAAGTATTATCATCCAAGCAATGCTAGGATCTGGTTCTATGGTGATGATGACCCAAAAGAGCGGCTGCGCATTCTAAGTG AATACCTTGACCAGTTTGAAGCCAACCCTGCTCCTAATGAATCGAAGGTTTGGCCACAGAGGCTATTCAAGGAACCTGTGAGGGTCATAGAGAAGTACCCTGCTGGTCAAGAAGGTGATTTGACAAAGAAATATATGGTGTGCATCAATTGGCTTTTGTCAGAAGAGCCATTAGATGTAGAAACTGAGCTTGCACTTGGTTTCCTGGATCATCTATTGCTGGGGACTCCAGCTTCACCACTTAGAAGGATTCTTCTTGAAAGTGGTTTAGGAGAAGCTATTGTGGGAGGTGGTGTTGAGGATGAGCTCCTTCAACCACAATTTAGCATAGGCCTGAAAGGTGTATCAGAGGATAATATTGAAAAAGTTGAAGAGTTGGTTATGCAAACTTTGAATAATTTAGCAGAGGAAGGATTTGCAACAGAAGCGGTGGAGGCTTCCATGAACACGATCGAATTTAGTCTTAGGGAGAACAACACAGGGTCATTCCCTCGTGGCTTGTCACTGATGCTTCGTTCAATT GGGAAATGGATATATGATATGGACCCTTTTGAGCCTCTGAAATATGAACAACCACTGCAACAATTGAAAGCACGAATTGCAGAGGAGGGATCAAAAGCTGTGTTCTCACCGCTCATTGAAAAATTTATTTTGAAGAATTCACATCGTGTCACAGTTGAAATGCAG CCTGATCCAGAGAAAGCATCACGTGATGAAGCAGCTGAGAAAGAGATCCTAAAACAAGTCAAAGCTAGCATGACTCAGGAGGATCTTGCAGAGTTGGCACGTTCTACAAAGGAGCTAAAGGAAAAACAAGAAACACCAGATCCTCCAGAAGCTCTCAAGGCTGTCCCTAGTCTGTCATTGCAAGATATCCCAAAAAAGCCTATTCATGTACCGGTTGAG GTTGGAGAGATAAACGGTGTCAAGGTTTTGCAACATGATCTCTTCACCAATGATGTCATCTACTCTGAGGTTGTATTTGATATGGGTTCGATGAAAAAAGAACATTTGCAATTGTTGCCATTGTTCTG CCAATCCTTACTGGAGATGGGCACAAAAGATATGGACTTTGTGCAACTTAATCAATTAATTGGTAGAAAAACTGGAGGCATATCAGTATACCCATTCACATCATCAGTTAGGGGAAAAGAAGATCCTCTCACTCGCATAATCGTTCGGGGAAAGGCAATGGCGCCACGAGTAGAAGATTTGTTTAATCTG ATGTACATCATTCTTCAAGATGTTCAATTCACAGAACAGCAGAGATTCAAGCAGTTTGTTTCTCAGAGTAAAGCAAGAATGGAG AATCGATTGAGGGGCAGTGGCCATGGCATAGCGGCAGCTAGAATGGATGCTAAGTTAAATGCAGCTGGATGGATTTCGGAACAAATGGGTGGTGTTAG TTATCTTGAGTATCTGCGGGACCTGGAAACTAAGATTGATCAAGATTGGGACAGCATATCATCTTCACTCGAGGAAATGAGAAAATCACTCTTTTCCAAGAATGGTTGCTTGATCAACCTTACTAGTGACGGGAAAAATCTTGAAAAATCAAGGCAACATATTGCCAAATTTCTTGATTCACTCCCAAGTAGCCCATCCATTGGAAGTGATCCATGGCTTTCTCGTCTACCTTCTGTGAATGAAGCCATTGTTGTCCCAACTCAG GTTAATTATGTTGGAAAAGCTGGAAACCTTTACCAAAGTGGATACCAGCTCAATGGAAGCGCCTATGTCATCTCAAAGCACATAAGCAATACATGGTTATGGGATCGTGTTCGAGTTAGCGGTGGTGCATATGGAGGATTTTGTGATTTTGACACCCATTCAG GAGTGTTCTCATATTTATCATATCGTGATCCAAACTTACTGAAAACACTAGAGGTCTATGATGAGACAGCAAGATTCCTCAGAGAGCTAGAATTGGATGATGATGCACTCACAAAAGCTATTATTGGAACCATAGGCGATGTTGACGCCTACCAGCTACCAGATGCTAAAGGTTACAGCAG CCTAATGAGATATTTGCTGGGCATCACGGATGAGGAACGCCAACAAAGACGTGAAGAGATACTAGCAACAAG CCCGAAGGATTTCAAGGAGTTCGCTGATGCTGTTGAAACCATCAAGGACAATGGGGTCGTGGTTGCCGTTGCCTCGATAGATGATGTTGAAGCTGCGAATAAGGAAAACCCGCTATTCCCTGAAGTAAAGAAGTGTCTGTGA